A genomic stretch from Frigoribacterium sp. PvP032 includes:
- a CDS encoding SDR family oxidoreductase, which yields MTTTPAPAPTPAVDRFAGKVVLITGGGSGLGRAAAVRLAAEGASLALVDVSEKGLVDSVEAIRSSTPDAEVLTVVADVSKEAEVDSYVAATLERFSRVDGFFNNAGIEGRQNLTEDFTADEFDKVVAINLRGVFLGLEKVLAVMRRQGSGMVVNTASVGGIRGVGNQSGYAAAKHGVVGLTRNSAVEYGRFGIRINAIAPGAIWTPMVEASMKQISADDPRGAAEQFIQGNPTKRYGEATEIASVVAFLLSDDSSYVNAAVVPIDGGQSSAY from the coding sequence ATGACCACCACGCCCGCGCCCGCGCCCACGCCCGCCGTCGACCGCTTCGCCGGCAAGGTCGTCCTCATCACCGGCGGGGGCTCCGGCCTCGGCCGTGCCGCCGCCGTCCGTCTCGCCGCGGAGGGCGCCTCGCTCGCCCTCGTCGACGTCAGCGAGAAGGGCCTCGTCGACAGCGTCGAGGCGATCCGTTCGTCCACGCCCGACGCCGAGGTGCTGACCGTCGTCGCCGACGTGTCGAAGGAGGCGGAGGTCGACTCCTACGTCGCCGCCACCCTCGAGCGCTTCTCGCGCGTCGACGGCTTCTTCAACAACGCCGGCATCGAGGGCCGACAGAACCTCACCGAGGACTTCACCGCCGACGAGTTCGACAAGGTCGTCGCGATCAACCTGCGCGGCGTGTTCCTCGGGCTCGAGAAGGTGCTCGCGGTGATGCGTCGCCAGGGCTCCGGCATGGTCGTCAACACGGCGAGCGTCGGCGGGATCCGCGGCGTCGGCAACCAGTCGGGCTACGCGGCGGCCAAGCACGGCGTCGTCGGCCTGACCCGCAACTCGGCCGTCGAGTACGGCCGGTTCGGCATCCGCATCAACGCGATCGCGCCCGGCGCCATCTGGACGCCGATGGTCGAGGCCTCCATGAAGCAGATCAGCGCGGACGACCCGCGTGGCGCGGCGGAGCAGTTCATCCAGGGCAACCCCACCAAGCGCTACGGCGAGGCGACCGAGATCGCGTCCGTCGTCGCGTTCCTCCTCTCGGACGACTCCTCCTACGTGAACGCCGCCGTCGTGCCGATCGACGGCGGGCAGTCCTCCGCGTACTGA
- a CDS encoding SDR family NAD(P)-dependent oxidoreductase: MAHLLVTGSSDGLGHGSAAALLEQGHDVVVHVRGEQRKEAVAGLLERGARLLVADFGVRDDVLRAVGELNDGPALDGVVHNAGVYSGAPLIPVNVVAPYLLTTLLEHPTRHVYLSSGMHRSGTDSLDGIDWSGARATGSYSDSKLMVTALSAAVARRSPGLFTASVDPGWVATKMGGPSAPDDFELGHRTQDRLVVGEGADADVSGAYWHHDRQQQPEAAALDESFQDELLAALAAATGVELPER, translated from the coding sequence CGGGCACGGCTCGGCCGCCGCCCTCCTCGAGCAGGGGCACGACGTCGTCGTGCACGTGCGGGGCGAGCAGCGGAAGGAGGCGGTGGCCGGCCTCCTCGAGCGGGGCGCGCGCCTGCTCGTCGCCGACTTCGGGGTGCGCGACGACGTGCTGCGCGCCGTCGGCGAGCTGAACGACGGCCCGGCCCTCGACGGCGTCGTGCACAACGCGGGCGTCTACTCGGGCGCACCGCTGATCCCGGTCAACGTCGTGGCGCCGTACCTGCTCACCACGCTGCTCGAGCACCCGACCCGGCACGTGTACCTCAGCAGCGGCATGCACCGCAGCGGCACCGACTCACTCGACGGGATCGACTGGAGCGGCGCCCGCGCGACGGGCAGCTACTCTGACAGCAAGCTGATGGTGACGGCCCTCTCGGCCGCGGTCGCGCGCCGGTCGCCCGGCCTGTTCACCGCCTCCGTCGACCCCGGCTGGGTGGCGACCAAGATGGGCGGCCCCTCGGCCCCCGACGACTTCGAGCTGGGTCACCGCACGCAAGACCGGCTGGTGGTCGGCGAAGGCGCCGACGCCGACGTCAGCGGCGCCTACTGGCACCACGACCGGCAGCAGCAGCCTGAGGCGGCGGCGCTCGACGAGTCCTTCCAGGACGAGCTGCTCGCGGCGCTCGCCGCGGCGACCGGGGTGGAGCTGCCCGAGCGCTGA